From Bacillus kexueae:
GAAGGTTGTTCCTTCTTTTGTAATTGTTTCTTTAAATGGGTACAAGTTTACTACGACAATATCAATAGGCTTGATTTGATTTTCTGCCAGTTGTTGCATATGCGCTTCATTGCTTCGAACGGCCAATAATCCACCATGAATCGCAGGATGAAGAGTTTTCACTCGACCATCCATAATTTCTGGAAAGCCTGTTACATCGGAAATCCCTGTAACGTGCACACCGTTCTCTTCTAGTAATTTTTTTGTTCCACCAGTCGATATGACTTCAATTCCTAATTGAACTAATTCGGATACAAATGGGACAATTCCCTCTTTATTCGATACGCTAACAAGAGCTCTCTTCATTTTCTTTCACCTCAATTACTAGACTTTAACAATTTCTGAATGACAGAAGGATAAAAAACGTGTTCTACGTCATGGATTTTTTGTGCCAATGATTCAATCGTTTCTCCTTGTTCAACTTCAACAGCCTTTTGAGCAATAATAGGTCCCGTATCCATCCCTTCATCTACATAGTGGATGGTTACTCCAGTAATACGAACACCTGCAGTAAGTGCTTGCTCCATCGCATTCTTCCCCGGAAAAGACGGAAGAAGCGAAGGGTGAATATTTATTATTTTTCCTTCGAAGGATTGTAGTAACGTTGGTCCAATTAATCGCATATAACCAGCTAACACGATAAGATCAATATGATTTTTGTGAAGTCGCTCTAGGATTTCACCTTCAAAATGTTTTTTACTCTCGTATTCTTTCGGATCAAACACGAACGTTTCTAATTGTTCTTTTTTAGCACGTTCAATAACCTTTGCTCCGATGCGATCACAGACAACAAGACCAACTTCAGCTTCAAGCTTCCCAGCCTTTATATGATCGACAATAGATTGAAAGTTCGACCCGTTTCCTGAGGCGAAAATAGCAATTCTCTTCATTACAACTCTCCTCCGCCAAATGTGACGCCCTCACCCTTTTTGACTCGACCAATAATGAATGCTTTCTCTCCGTTTTCTTCTAAAGCTTCAATTGCTTTTGGCATATCATCTTCCGGCACAGCTAAGACAAATCCAATTCCC
This genomic window contains:
- the purN gene encoding phosphoribosylglycinamide formyltransferase, whose translation is MKRIAIFASGNGSNFQSIVDHIKAGKLEAEVGLVVCDRIGAKVIERAKKEQLETFVFDPKEYESKKHFEGEILERLHKNHIDLIVLAGYMRLIGPTLLQSFEGKIINIHPSLLPSFPGKNAMEQALTAGVRITGVTIHYVDEGMDTGPIIAQKAVEVEQGETIESLAQKIHDVEHVFYPSVIQKLLKSSN